One window from the genome of Osmerus eperlanus chromosome 3, fOsmEpe2.1, whole genome shotgun sequence encodes:
- the hce2l1 gene encoding high choriolytic enzyme 1 yields MNAMDKILATNGRLGHPRGIFFKEGDIAKTFILRSALSCRENTCLWPKSVDGFVYVPYIISHQYDDMDRITIETGMQDISSKTCVKFVPRTHQQSYVDIQSRFGCWSYLGQTGGSQLLSLQSPFCMWSGVASHELMHALGFVHEQSRSDRDRHVTILWENILQGQAHNFKKYDTNNLNTAYDYGSVMHYGRYAFSENGEPTIIPKPDPQTPIGQRDGPSPLDIHKINILYDCGGQV; encoded by the exons ATGAATGCAATGGACAAGATCTTGGCAACCAATGGAA GACTGGGCCACCCCAGAGGGATATTTTTCAAGGAAGGAGATATTGCGAAAACCTTCATATTACGCAGTGCCCTATCCTGTCGTGAAAACACCTGCTTGTGGCCAAAATCAGTTGACGGATTTGTCTATGTTCCCTACATCATCTCTCACCAATACG ATGATATGGATAGAATAACCATAGAGACAGGGATGCAGGACATCTCCTCTAAAACATGTGTGAAGTTTGTTCCACGTACCCACCAGCAGAGTTATGTTGATATTCAGTCCAGATTTGG TTGCTGGTCGTACTTGGGGCAGACCGGGGGCAgccagctcctctccctgcagtcTCCATTCTGCATGTGGTCCGGCGTGGCCTCCCACGAACTCATGCACGCCCTGGGCTTCGTACACGAACAGTCCCGCTCTGACCGTGATCGTCATGTCACCATCCTGTGGGAAAACATCCTGCAAG GTCAGGCCCACAACTTTAAGAAGTATGACACAAACAACCTCAATACAGCATATGACTATGGCTCCGTCATGCATTATGGAAG GTACGCATTCTCAGAGAACGGTGAGCCAACAATTATACCGAAACCTGACCCTCAGACTCCTATTGGCCAGAGAGATGGACCCAGCCCCTTGGACATACACAAAATAAACATCTTGTATGACTGCG GTGGCCAAGTCTGA